A window of the Streptomyces griseochromogenes genome harbors these coding sequences:
- a CDS encoding sulfate adenylyltransferase subunit 1, whose translation MTTTTEALSATTLLRFATAGSVDDGKSTLVGRLLHDSKSVLTDQLEAVERASASRGQDGPDLALLTDGLRAEREQGITIDVAYRYFATPRRRFILADTPGHVQYTRNMVTGASTAELTVILVDARNGVVEQTRRHAAIAALLRVPHVVLAVNKMDLADYEESVFAAIAEEFTAYASELGIPEVTAIPISALAGDNVVEPSANMDWYGGPTVLEHLETVPVAHDLAHCHARLPVQYVIRPQTAEHPDYRGYAGQIAAGTFRVGDPVTVLPSGRTTTISGIDLLGKPVGVAWTTQSVTVLLADDIDVSRGDLIVPTKDAPATTQDVEATVCHVADQPLTVGHRVLLKHGTRTVKAIVKDIPSRLTLDDLSLHPHPGQLVANDIGRVKVRTAEPLPVDSYADSRRTGSFILIDPADGTTLTAGMVGESFAAPDPVKDEASDDGWDF comes from the coding sequence ATGACCACCACGACCGAGGCGCTCTCGGCCACCACCCTGCTGCGGTTCGCCACCGCCGGCTCCGTCGACGACGGCAAGTCCACGCTCGTCGGGCGGCTGCTGCACGACTCCAAGTCGGTCCTCACCGACCAGCTGGAGGCCGTGGAGCGCGCGTCCGCGAGCCGCGGCCAGGACGGCCCGGACCTCGCGCTGCTCACCGACGGCCTGCGGGCCGAGCGGGAGCAGGGCATCACGATCGACGTGGCCTACCGCTACTTCGCCACGCCCCGGCGCCGCTTCATCCTGGCCGACACCCCGGGACATGTGCAGTACACCCGCAACATGGTCACCGGTGCCTCCACCGCCGAGCTGACCGTGATCCTCGTCGACGCCCGCAACGGCGTGGTCGAGCAGACCCGCCGGCACGCGGCGATCGCCGCGCTGCTGCGTGTGCCGCACGTGGTCCTCGCCGTCAACAAGATGGACCTCGCCGACTACGAGGAGTCCGTGTTCGCCGCGATCGCCGAGGAGTTCACGGCGTACGCGAGCGAGCTGGGCATCCCCGAGGTCACCGCCATCCCGATCTCCGCGCTCGCGGGTGACAACGTGGTGGAGCCGTCCGCGAACATGGACTGGTACGGCGGCCCGACCGTCCTCGAGCACCTGGAGACCGTCCCGGTCGCCCACGACCTGGCGCACTGCCACGCCCGGCTGCCCGTGCAGTACGTGATCCGGCCGCAGACCGCCGAGCACCCGGACTACCGGGGCTACGCGGGCCAGATCGCGGCCGGTACGTTCCGGGTCGGCGACCCGGTCACCGTCCTGCCGTCCGGCCGTACCACGACGATCTCCGGCATCGACCTGCTCGGCAAGCCGGTCGGCGTGGCCTGGACGACGCAGTCGGTCACCGTGCTCCTCGCGGACGACATCGACGTCTCGCGCGGTGATCTGATCGTGCCGACGAAGGACGCGCCGGCCACCACGCAGGACGTGGAGGCGACCGTCTGCCACGTCGCCGACCAGCCGCTGACCGTCGGGCACCGGGTGCTGCTCAAGCACGGCACCCGCACGGTCAAGGCGATCGTCAAGGACATCCCGTCCCGGCTCACGCTCGACGACCTGTCCCTGCACCCGCACCCGGGACAGCTCGTCGCCAACGACATCGGCCGGGTGAAGGTCCGCACCGCCGAGCCGCTGCCGGTCGACTCCTACGCCGACTCGCGCCGCACCGGCTCCTTCATCCTGATCGACCCGGCCGACGGCACCACGCTCACCGCGGGCATGGTCGGCGAGTCCTTCGCGGCCCCCGACCCGGTCAAGGACGAGGCCTCGGACGACGGCTGGGACTTCTGA
- the cysD gene encoding sulfate adenylyltransferase subunit CysD: MTTVASVHGDHEDTSSPYALSHLDALESEAVHIFREVAGEFENPVILFSGGKDSIVMLHLALKAFAPAAIPFSLLHVDTGHNFPEVLEYRDRVVAAHGLRLHVASVQDYIDRGVLKERPDGTRNPLQTLPLTEKIQSEKFDAVFGGGRRDEEKARAKERVFSLRDEFSQWDPRRQRPELWNLYNGRHAPGEHVRVFPLSNWTELDVWQYIAREGIELPQIYFAHEREVFQRAGMWLTAGEWGGPKETETVVRRLVRYRTVGDMSCTGAVDSDATTLDAVIAEIAASRLTERGATRADDKLSEAAMEDRKREGYF; this comes from the coding sequence ATGACGACCGTCGCTTCCGTGCACGGAGACCACGAGGACACGTCCAGCCCGTACGCCCTCTCGCACCTGGACGCGCTGGAGTCCGAGGCGGTGCACATCTTCCGCGAGGTGGCGGGCGAGTTCGAGAACCCGGTGATCCTGTTCTCCGGGGGCAAGGACTCCATCGTCATGCTGCATCTCGCGCTGAAGGCGTTCGCGCCCGCCGCGATCCCCTTCTCGCTGCTCCATGTGGACACCGGACACAACTTCCCCGAGGTGCTGGAGTACCGGGACCGTGTGGTCGCCGCACATGGGCTGCGCCTCCATGTGGCCTCCGTCCAGGACTACATCGACCGGGGTGTGCTCAAGGAGCGTCCCGACGGCACCCGTAACCCGCTGCAGACGCTTCCGCTGACGGAGAAGATCCAGAGCGAGAAGTTCGACGCGGTCTTCGGCGGCGGCCGGCGCGACGAGGAGAAGGCCCGCGCCAAGGAGCGGGTGTTCTCGCTGCGCGACGAGTTCTCCCAGTGGGACCCGCGTCGCCAGCGCCCCGAGCTGTGGAACCTGTACAACGGCCGGCACGCGCCCGGCGAGCACGTCAGAGTGTTCCCGCTGTCCAACTGGACCGAGCTGGACGTGTGGCAGTACATCGCCCGCGAGGGCATCGAGCTGCCGCAGATCTACTTCGCGCACGAGCGCGAGGTGTTCCAGCGGGCCGGGATGTGGCTGACGGCGGGCGAGTGGGGCGGTCCGAAGGAGACCGAGACCGTCGTCAGGCGCCTGGTGCGCTACCGGACCGTCGGTGACATGTCCTGCACGGGCGCCGTCGACTCCGACGCCACCACGCTGGACGCCGTCATCGCCGAGATCGCCGCTTCCCGGCTGACCGAGCGCGGCGCGACCCGCGCCGACGACAAGCTCTCCGAGGCCGCGATGGAAGACCGCAAGCGCGAGGGGTACTTCTAG
- the cysC gene encoding adenylyl-sulfate kinase encodes MTAPEKHDDQENHVTTGATVWLTGLPSAGKTTIAYELAGRLRAEGHLVEVLDGDEIREFISAGLGFSRTDRHTNVQRIGFVAELLARNGVKALVPVIAPYADSRDAVRGRHEQNGTAYVEVHVATPVEVCSVRDVKGLYAKQAAGELSGLTGVDDPYEEPVSPDLRIESQNQTVQESAASVHAVLSERGLA; translated from the coding sequence ATGACGGCCCCCGAGAAGCACGACGACCAGGAGAACCACGTGACCACCGGAGCCACCGTCTGGCTCACGGGTCTGCCGAGCGCCGGCAAGACCACCATCGCCTACGAGCTGGCCGGCCGGCTGCGTGCGGAGGGCCACCTCGTCGAGGTGCTCGACGGCGACGAGATCCGCGAGTTCATCTCGGCGGGCCTCGGCTTCAGCCGTACGGACCGGCACACCAATGTGCAGCGCATCGGCTTCGTCGCCGAGCTGCTGGCCCGCAACGGCGTCAAGGCGCTGGTCCCGGTGATCGCGCCGTACGCGGACAGCCGGGACGCGGTCCGCGGGCGCCACGAGCAGAACGGCACGGCGTACGTCGAGGTGCATGTGGCCACCCCGGTCGAAGTGTGCTCCGTGCGCGATGTGAAGGGCCTGTACGCCAAGCAGGCGGCGGGCGAGCTGTCGGGGCTGACCGGGGTCGACGACCCGTACGAGGAGCCCGTCTCGCCGGATCTGCGGATCGAGTCCCAGAACCAGACGGTCCAGGAGTCCGCGGCGTCGGTGCACGCCGTGCTCAGCGAAAGGGGACTGGCATGA